In the genome of Chryseobacterium arthrosphaerae, one region contains:
- a CDS encoding DinB family protein translates to MEIQSVKSFIGYYEKIRERTNRIIEVVPPGHIDFSYKPGKFTIGDQIRHIATIERYMYGETISGRKSAYPGCGKELADGYDETVQFFNEMHRQTLEIINALSDEDLTRKCLTPAGNEISIWKWLRAMIEHEIHHRAEIYIYLNLLDVKTPQIYGFSAEEVQDMSIKL, encoded by the coding sequence ATGGAAATACAATCAGTAAAATCTTTTATCGGGTATTATGAGAAAATAAGGGAAAGAACGAACCGGATCATTGAAGTAGTTCCTCCCGGGCACATTGATTTTTCCTATAAACCCGGGAAATTTACCATTGGAGATCAGATCAGGCATATTGCAACTATTGAACGGTATATGTATGGCGAAACCATCTCAGGAAGAAAAAGTGCCTATCCGGGATGTGGAAAAGAGCTGGCAGACGGCTATGATGAAACCGTACAGTTTTTTAATGAAATGCACAGACAGACCCTGGAAATCATCAATGCCCTGTCTGATGAAGATCTTACCCGTAAATGCTTAACGCCTGCCGGCAATGAGATTTCAATCTGGAAATGGCTTCGGGCTATGATAGAACACGAAATTCACCACAGGGCTGAAATCTATATTTACCTGAACCTGCTGGATGTAAAAACACCTCAGATCTATGGCTTTTCTGCAGAAGAAGTACAGGATATGAGTATAAAACTATAG
- a CDS encoding S41 family peptidase, whose amino-acid sequence MTKSFLIPLLLLMNSAYAQTGLELKPGDTLKYAPKSDRPVWISVQSGDANLGVSLFMDGKKIREQDDSRGIKSVERLYFSPEKGRKYEFKIWAKSYLEKAKSAKVSVTESKMVPVLKDRITSEQFLEDLHTFRTIREKVNSGLYVYRSKKEIDSMYQLAETEAANCKSIFDFYKVIARLTGFEGSCHNYTDLPNHASYYLTQKPEYLPVTLKNVDGRLLQDSKDVALPLGAEILSVNGVSAKEMISRFSQYYFSDGYSMPYKEITGFERGMLDKFYIEFGTHKNYVIRYQWNGKENEVSLPGISLEKFKKLQESRHSLTFDKKLLSEKYSFTKEGEGIYRLSLRGFDFATGKEDPAYKKFSIFLDQMMDTLEREKIQNLIVDLRGNTGGTGALYEKVFSYLTQRPFRDSHYAYTKFNEVPMEEKLVITPLFLSNGVTDKNGLNAYLKSLYPKAVQEKYYWADDKNPSVLPHEKTFKGQLYLLVDHRVASAASHLASLIKSYTNAVVIGKETVGGYYEHNGHLPLVYELPNTGIQTGFSIVHVIQDAQNLPDQKKGQGIIPHIEVHQTGQEFLDQTDVYLKKALELKKK is encoded by the coding sequence ATGACCAAATCCTTCCTCATTCCTCTTTTACTGCTGATGAATTCTGCTTATGCGCAGACCGGTTTAGAACTGAAACCTGGTGATACCCTGAAATATGCACCAAAATCGGACAGACCTGTATGGATATCTGTGCAGTCCGGTGATGCCAATCTTGGAGTATCATTATTCATGGATGGCAAAAAGATCAGGGAACAGGATGATTCCAGAGGAATTAAAAGTGTTGAACGCTTATATTTTTCTCCGGAGAAAGGCAGGAAATATGAGTTTAAAATCTGGGCTAAATCCTATCTTGAAAAAGCTAAATCCGCTAAAGTATCTGTTACCGAATCCAAAATGGTACCGGTTCTGAAAGACCGGATCACTTCAGAACAGTTTTTAGAAGACCTTCATACCTTCCGCACGATCAGGGAAAAGGTAAATTCCGGATTATACGTATACAGAAGCAAGAAGGAGATAGACAGTATGTATCAGCTCGCAGAAACAGAAGCTGCAAACTGCAAAAGTATTTTTGATTTTTATAAGGTAATCGCCAGACTTACCGGGTTTGAAGGGAGCTGCCATAATTATACGGATTTGCCAAACCATGCCTCCTATTATCTGACTCAGAAGCCGGAATATCTGCCTGTTACTTTAAAAAATGTTGACGGACGCCTGTTGCAGGATTCAAAAGACGTGGCTTTACCTCTTGGTGCTGAAATTCTGTCTGTTAACGGTGTTTCTGCCAAAGAAATGATCAGCCGCTTTTCACAGTATTATTTTTCTGACGGATATTCAATGCCTTATAAAGAAATTACAGGCTTTGAAAGAGGTATGCTGGATAAGTTTTATATTGAATTCGGAACCCACAAAAATTATGTAATCCGGTATCAATGGAACGGAAAGGAGAATGAAGTTTCCCTGCCCGGAATATCTCTGGAAAAATTTAAAAAACTTCAGGAATCAAGACATTCACTCACCTTTGACAAAAAACTGCTTTCTGAAAAATACAGCTTTACCAAAGAGGGAGAGGGGATTTACCGTCTGTCCTTAAGAGGTTTTGATTTTGCAACCGGAAAAGAAGATCCTGCCTATAAAAAATTCAGTATATTTCTTGATCAGATGATGGATACCCTGGAAAGGGAGAAGATCCAAAACCTGATTGTAGATCTGAGAGGCAATACCGGAGGTACAGGAGCGCTCTATGAGAAAGTATTCTCTTATCTTACCCAGAGGCCTTTCAGGGACAGCCATTATGCTTATACGAAATTCAATGAAGTCCCTATGGAAGAAAAGCTGGTGATCACTCCACTTTTCCTTTCCAATGGGGTAACAGATAAAAACGGACTGAATGCCTATCTTAAATCATTATATCCCAAAGCGGTCCAGGAAAAGTATTACTGGGCAGATGATAAGAACCCTTCGGTCCTTCCTCATGAAAAAACTTTCAAAGGCCAGCTTTATTTGTTGGTAGACCACCGTGTGGCTTCAGCAGCTTCACATCTGGCTTCACTGATAAAATCGTATACCAATGCCGTTGTTATAGGAAAAGAAACCGTTGGAGGCTATTATGAGCACAACGGGCATCTTCCTCTTGTCTATGAACTTCCCAATACAGGAATTCAGACCGGGTTTTCTATTGTTCACGTGATTCAGGATGCTCAGAATCTTCCGGATCAGAAAAAAGGGCAGGGGATTATTCCTCACATTGAAGTTCATCAGACCGGTCAGGAATTTTTAGACCAGACTGATGTTTATCTGAAGAAAGCCCTGGAACTTAAGAAAAAATAA